From the genome of Halomonas sp. 1513, one region includes:
- a CDS encoding aerobic cobaltochelatase subunit CobS, translating to MNDALKNPDAFCDPEHTFKLHLPWPVPAFSGTNEHVPEFDPAFCFMPDVTKAILMGFAHDRRVYLHGPHGSGKSSHIEQVAARLNWPCIRINLDGHITRADLIGRDMVVIRDGKQVTEFVPGILVWALERPVAIVFDEYDAGRPDVMFVIQRLLESHGHLTLLDQNRVITPHPAFRLFATANTAGQGDATGLYAGTQALNQAQMDRWHVVSELGYMPPEQEQQILKARLPALDATTIERMVTFAGLTRQAFQQGDLSSLLSLRTLVSWGENIALIEATDEALRLAFVNRCDETERPLVAELYQRCFDAELLQGTANVSGIY from the coding sequence ATGAACGACGCCCTCAAGAACCCAGACGCATTCTGCGATCCCGAGCACACGTTCAAGCTTCACTTGCCGTGGCCGGTTCCCGCATTCAGTGGCACCAACGAGCACGTACCGGAGTTCGATCCTGCGTTCTGCTTCATGCCCGACGTCACCAAGGCCATCCTCATGGGCTTTGCCCATGATCGTCGCGTTTACCTGCACGGCCCGCACGGGAGTGGCAAGTCGTCACATATCGAGCAGGTCGCCGCGAGACTCAACTGGCCGTGCATACGCATCAACCTCGATGGGCACATCACCCGCGCCGATTTGATCGGCCGCGACATGGTGGTCATCCGCGACGGCAAGCAGGTCACCGAGTTCGTGCCGGGGATACTGGTCTGGGCCCTGGAACGACCGGTTGCCATCGTATTCGATGAGTATGACGCCGGACGCCCAGACGTGATGTTCGTCATTCAGCGCCTGCTCGAAAGCCATGGCCACCTGACGCTGCTCGACCAGAACCGAGTGATCACGCCGCATCCAGCCTTTCGCCTGTTCGCCACGGCCAATACCGCCGGGCAAGGCGACGCCACTGGCCTCTACGCCGGCACCCAGGCCCTCAACCAGGCGCAGATGGATCGCTGGCACGTAGTGTCGGAACTCGGCTACATGCCACCTGAGCAGGAGCAACAGATACTCAAGGCACGCCTGCCAGCGCTCGATGCAACCACCATCGAGCGCATGGTGACCTTCGCCGGGTTGACGCGACAAGCTTTCCAGCAGGGCGATCTTTCATCGCTGCTATCGCTTCGTACGCTGGTCTCATGGGGCGAAAACATCGCGCTCATCGAGGCCACCGATGAAGCGCTGCGACTGGCCTTCGTGAACCGTTGCGACGAAACCGAGCGCCCCTTGGTCGCCGAACTCTATCAGCGCTGCTTCGATGCGGAATTGCTGCAGGGCACAGCCAATGTCTCAGGCATCTACTGA
- a CDS encoding LysR family transcriptional regulator — protein sequence MDTQSLQAFLAVADHGSFSLAGEQLHLTQPAVSKRIASLEEQVGARLFDRINRRVSLTEAGRLLLPRARQILVMVDDSRRALSNLSGDVAGSLTMATSHHIGLHRLPPLLKRYTRAHPEVRLDMRFLDSEQAYQEVLDGELEIAVVTLAPVPDPQLTVVPVWVDRLRFVCAHDHPLAQGATPPLSALSAHDAVLPGPLTFTRGIVVDTFARDGLQVRVALSTNYLETLKMMVSIGLGWSVLPESLIDAGLHVLDIEHRPIERPLGYLVHKSRTLSNAARSMLALLDEARQTP from the coding sequence GTGGATACGCAAAGCCTCCAAGCCTTCCTCGCCGTGGCCGATCACGGCTCCTTCTCGCTGGCCGGCGAGCAGCTGCATCTCACTCAGCCGGCGGTGAGCAAGCGCATCGCCAGCCTCGAGGAGCAGGTCGGTGCCCGCCTATTCGACCGTATCAACCGCCGCGTGTCGCTGACCGAGGCGGGCCGGCTGCTGCTGCCGCGGGCGCGACAGATCCTGGTGATGGTCGACGACAGCCGCCGCGCGCTCTCCAACCTGAGTGGCGACGTGGCCGGCAGCCTGACCATGGCCACCAGCCACCATATCGGCCTGCACCGCCTGCCGCCACTGCTCAAGCGCTATACCCGTGCGCATCCCGAGGTACGCCTGGACATGCGCTTCCTCGACTCCGAGCAGGCCTACCAGGAGGTGCTCGACGGTGAGCTGGAGATCGCCGTGGTGACCCTGGCCCCGGTACCCGACCCGCAGCTCACGGTGGTCCCGGTGTGGGTCGACCGGCTGCGCTTCGTCTGCGCCCACGACCACCCCCTGGCTCAGGGCGCCACGCCGCCACTATCGGCGCTTTCGGCTCATGACGCGGTACTGCCCGGCCCGCTGACCTTCACCCGCGGCATCGTGGTGGATACCTTCGCCCGCGACGGCCTGCAGGTGAGAGTGGCGCTCTCTACCAACTACCTGGAGACGCTGAAGATGATGGTCAGCATCGGCCTGGGCTGGAGCGTGCTGCCGGAGTCGCTGATCGATGCCGGCCTGCATGTGCTGGATATCGAGCACCGCCCCATCGAGCGGCCGCTGGGCTATCTGGTGCACAAGAGCCGCACTCTCTCGAATGCCGCCCGCTCGATGCTGGCCCTGCTCGACGAGGCACGACAAACTCCCTAG
- a CDS encoding 3-isopropylmalate dehydratase large subunit, which produces MAGQTLYDKLWSQHLVKERDDGTALIYIDRQLLHEVTSPQAFEGLRLANRKPWRLDANLATPDHNVPTTVIERAEGNAGIKDPVSLIQVQTLDDNCAAFGIEEFKINDARQGIVHVVGPEQGATLPGMTVVCGDSHTATHGAFAALAHGIGTSEVEHVLATQCLLAQKMKNMQVRVEGELGVGVTAKDVVLAIIGHIGTAGGTGYAIEFAGSAIQSLSMEGRMTVCNMAIEAGARVGLIAVDDTTIEYLAKRPYAPTAEQWDAAVADWRGLVSDADAAFDKVVEIDAASIEPQVSWGTSPEMVTGISGEVPDPADAADDTVKRSYTRALEYMGLAPKQKITDIRLDKVFIGSCTNSRIEDLREAAKVAKGKKVASSIQLAMVVPGSGLVKRQAEAEGLDKIFTEAGFEWREPGCSMCLAMNADKLGAGEHCASTSNRNFEGRQGYGGRTHLVSPAMAAAAAIAGHFVDVRQLDAQPTAQEA; this is translated from the coding sequence ATGGCAGGCCAGACCCTTTACGACAAGCTGTGGTCGCAGCACCTGGTCAAGGAGCGCGACGACGGCACCGCCTTGATCTACATCGACCGCCAGCTGCTGCACGAAGTGACCTCGCCCCAGGCCTTCGAAGGCCTGCGCCTGGCGAATCGCAAGCCGTGGCGGCTCGACGCCAACCTGGCGACGCCGGACCACAACGTGCCGACCACGGTGATCGAGCGCGCCGAGGGCAATGCCGGGATCAAGGACCCGGTGTCGCTGATCCAGGTCCAGACCCTGGACGATAACTGCGCGGCCTTCGGCATCGAGGAGTTCAAGATCAACGACGCCCGCCAGGGCATCGTGCACGTGGTGGGCCCGGAGCAGGGCGCTACCCTGCCGGGCATGACCGTGGTCTGCGGCGACTCGCATACCGCCACCCACGGCGCCTTTGCGGCCCTCGCCCACGGCATCGGCACCTCCGAGGTCGAGCACGTGCTGGCCACCCAGTGCCTGCTGGCGCAGAAGATGAAGAACATGCAAGTGCGCGTCGAGGGTGAGCTCGGCGTGGGCGTCACCGCCAAGGACGTGGTGCTGGCCATTATCGGCCATATCGGCACCGCTGGGGGCACCGGCTACGCCATCGAGTTCGCCGGCAGCGCGATCCAGAGCCTCTCCATGGAAGGCCGCATGACGGTGTGCAACATGGCCATCGAGGCCGGCGCCCGGGTCGGCCTGATCGCCGTCGACGACACCACCATCGAGTATCTCGCCAAGCGCCCCTACGCGCCGACCGCCGAGCAGTGGGACGCCGCCGTGGCCGACTGGCGCGGCCTGGTCTCGGACGCCGACGCCGCCTTCGACAAGGTGGTCGAGATCGATGCCGCCAGCATCGAACCGCAGGTCAGCTGGGGCACCAGCCCCGAAATGGTCACCGGTATCTCCGGTGAAGTGCCGGATCCGGCCGACGCCGCCGACGACACCGTCAAGCGCAGCTATACCCGCGCACTGGAGTACATGGGCCTGGCGCCCAAGCAGAAGATCACCGATATCCGCCTCGACAAGGTATTCATCGGCTCCTGCACCAACTCGCGCATCGAAGACCTACGCGAAGCCGCCAAGGTTGCCAAGGGCAAGAAGGTGGCGAGCTCCATCCAACTGGCCATGGTGGTGCCCGGCTCCGGGCTGGTGAAGCGCCAGGCCGAGGCTGAGGGGCTCGACAAGATCTTCACCGAGGCCGGCTTCGAGTGGCGCGAGCCGGGCTGCTCGATGTGCCTGGCGATGAACGCCGACAAGCTGGGGGCCGGCGAGCACTGCGCCTCGACCTCGAACCGCAACTTCGAGGGTCGCCAGGGCTACGGCGGCCGCACCCACCTGGTCAGCCCGGCGATGGCCGCCGCCGCCGCCATCGCCGGCCACTTTGTCGACGTGCGTCAGCTCGACGCCCAACCTACCGCCCAGGAGGCCTGA
- a CDS encoding 3-isopropylmalate dehydratase small subunit → MRQFEREQGLVAPLDRANVDTDLIIPKQFLKSIKRTGFGVNLFDELRYLDEGYPGQDVASRPLNPDFVLNQPRYQGASVLLARRNFGCGSSREHAPWALEDFGFRVVIAPSFADIFYNNAFKNGILLVTLDEDTVDRLFKAVEANEGYRLDVDLENQRVITPEGEILEFEVDAFRKHCLLNGLDDIGITLQDEDAIRDFEAKHRIARPWLFRDKVSA, encoded by the coding sequence ATGAGACAGTTCGAACGCGAGCAGGGCCTGGTGGCGCCGTTGGACCGCGCCAACGTCGACACCGACCTGATCATTCCCAAGCAGTTTCTCAAGTCGATCAAGCGCACTGGCTTCGGCGTCAACCTGTTCGACGAGCTGCGCTACCTCGACGAGGGTTACCCGGGCCAGGACGTGGCGAGCCGACCGCTGAATCCCGATTTCGTGCTCAACCAGCCGCGCTACCAGGGCGCCAGCGTGCTGCTGGCACGCCGCAACTTCGGCTGCGGCAGCTCCCGCGAACACGCGCCCTGGGCGCTGGAGGACTTCGGCTTTCGGGTGGTGATCGCGCCGAGCTTCGCCGACATCTTCTACAACAACGCCTTCAAGAACGGCATCCTGCTGGTGACCCTCGACGAGGACACCGTGGATCGGCTGTTCAAGGCGGTGGAAGCCAACGAGGGCTATCGCCTGGATGTTGATCTCGAGAACCAGCGCGTGATCACCCCGGAGGGCGAGATCCTCGAGTTCGAGGTCGATGCCTTCCGCAAGCACTGCCTGCTCAACGGCCTCGACGATATCGGCATCACCCTGCAGGACGAAGATGCCATTCGCGATTTCGAGGCCAAGCATCGCATCGCGCGGCCGTGGCTGTTCCGCGACAAAGTATCGGCCTGA
- a CDS encoding 3-isopropylmalate dehydrogenase — translation MTRKILVLPGDGIGPEITAQASRVLAACQARGLDVDVEEALVGGAAYDAHGEPLPAETLAKAEAASAILLGAVGGPKWDKIEDLSKRPEKGLLGLRKNLGLFGNLRPAILYPQLAEASSLKPEVVSGLDIMIVRELTGGIYFGQPRGIEERGGERVGFNTYVYSECEIERIGRVAFEMAQKRGKKLCSVDKANVLEVTILWREVMERLAPEYPDVELSHMYVDNAAMQLVRAPKQFDVIVTGNMFGDILSDAAAMLTGSIGMLPSASLNESGQGMYEPCHGSAPDIAGQNVANPLATILSVAMMLRYSLNEPALAERIEAAVGKVLDDGLRTADIAYPGTRQVSTSEMGDAVLAAFETL, via the coding sequence ATGACACGCAAGATTCTGGTACTCCCGGGCGACGGTATTGGCCCCGAGATCACCGCCCAGGCCAGCCGTGTGCTGGCCGCCTGCCAGGCCCGCGGCCTGGATGTCGACGTCGAGGAAGCGCTGGTCGGTGGCGCCGCCTACGACGCCCACGGCGAGCCGCTGCCCGCTGAGACCCTGGCCAAAGCCGAGGCTGCCAGCGCCATCCTGCTCGGCGCCGTGGGTGGCCCCAAGTGGGACAAGATCGAAGACCTCAGCAAGCGTCCCGAGAAGGGCCTGCTCGGCCTGCGCAAGAACCTCGGCCTGTTCGGCAACCTGCGCCCGGCGATTCTCTACCCGCAGCTCGCCGAAGCCTCCAGCCTCAAGCCTGAGGTGGTATCGGGGCTCGACATCATGATCGTGCGCGAGCTCACCGGCGGCATCTACTTCGGCCAACCGCGCGGCATCGAGGAGCGCGGCGGCGAGCGGGTCGGCTTCAACACCTACGTCTACTCCGAGTGCGAGATCGAGCGCATCGGTCGGGTCGCCTTCGAGATGGCGCAGAAGCGTGGCAAGAAGCTGTGCAGCGTCGACAAGGCCAACGTGCTCGAGGTCACCATCCTGTGGCGCGAGGTGATGGAGCGCTTGGCGCCGGAGTATCCCGACGTCGAGCTCTCGCACATGTACGTCGACAACGCCGCCATGCAGCTGGTGCGCGCGCCCAAGCAGTTCGACGTGATCGTCACCGGCAACATGTTCGGCGATATCCTCTCCGACGCCGCGGCGATGCTCACCGGCTCCATCGGCATGCTGCCCTCGGCCTCGCTCAACGAGTCCGGCCAGGGCATGTACGAGCCGTGCCACGGCAGCGCCCCGGACATCGCCGGTCAGAACGTCGCCAACCCGCTGGCGACGATTCTCTCGGTGGCCATGATGCTGCGCTACTCGCTCAATGAACCGGCCCTGGCCGAGCGCATCGAGGCCGCGGTGGGCAAGGTGCTCGACGACGGCCTGCGCACCGCCGATATCGCTTACCCCGGGACTCGCCAGGTCTCCACCAGCGAGATGGGTGACGCCGTGCTGGCGGCGTTTGAGACACTTTAA
- a CDS encoding aspartate-semialdehyde dehydrogenase, translating into MLKVGFVGWRGMVGSVLMQRMQEDGDFDGIEPIFFTTSQVGKPGPDIGVDVPPLKDATDIDELKTLDVVITCQGGDYTKQVYGDLRGGGWKGYWIDAASTLRMEDEATIVLDPVNRGVIDAQLAKGAKTFVGGNCTVSLMLMGLGGLFEADLIEWMTSMTYQAASGSGAKHMRELLNQMGSLRDSVAGELSDPSSAILDIDRKVTAAMRSGDFPTDNFGAPLAGSLLPWIDTKLDNGQSREEWKGSVETNKILGLDNNPIPIDGLCVRIGAMRSHSQAFTIKLKKDVPIDEIEDRLAKHNEWVKVIANDKDATIDGLTPAAATGTLSVPVGRLRKLAMGGEYLSAFSVGDQLLWGAAEPLKRMLKILREQ; encoded by the coding sequence ATGTTGAAAGTCGGTTTCGTCGGATGGCGCGGCATGGTGGGCTCGGTGCTCATGCAGCGTATGCAGGAGGATGGAGATTTCGACGGCATTGAGCCGATCTTCTTCACCACCTCCCAGGTCGGTAAGCCCGGCCCCGACATCGGCGTCGACGTGCCTCCGCTCAAGGATGCCACCGATATCGACGAGCTCAAGACGCTCGATGTCGTGATCACCTGCCAGGGCGGCGACTACACCAAGCAAGTCTACGGCGACCTGCGCGGCGGTGGCTGGAAAGGCTACTGGATCGATGCTGCCAGCACCCTGCGCATGGAAGACGAAGCGACCATCGTCCTCGACCCGGTCAACCGCGGCGTGATCGACGCGCAGCTGGCCAAGGGCGCCAAGACCTTCGTCGGCGGCAACTGCACCGTCAGCCTGATGCTGATGGGGCTGGGTGGCCTGTTCGAAGCTGACCTGATCGAATGGATGACCTCCATGACCTATCAGGCCGCCTCCGGCTCCGGCGCCAAGCACATGCGCGAGCTGCTCAATCAGATGGGCAGCCTGCGCGACAGCGTCGCCGGCGAGTTGAGTGACCCGTCCAGCGCGATCCTCGACATCGACCGCAAGGTCACCGCGGCGATGCGCTCGGGCGACTTCCCCACCGATAACTTTGGCGCGCCGCTGGCCGGCAGCCTGCTGCCGTGGATCGATACCAAGCTCGACAACGGCCAGAGCCGCGAGGAGTGGAAGGGCAGCGTCGAGACCAACAAGATTCTAGGCCTCGACAACAACCCGATCCCCATCGACGGCCTGTGCGTGCGTATCGGTGCGATGCGCTCTCACAGCCAGGCGTTCACCATCAAGTTGAAGAAAGATGTGCCGATAGATGAGATTGAGGATCGTCTGGCCAAGCACAACGAGTGGGTCAAGGTCATCGCCAACGACAAGGACGCTACCATCGACGGCCTGACGCCGGCCGCCGCCACCGGCACTCTCAGCGTGCCGGTGGGTCGCCTGCGCAAGCTGGCCATGGGGGGCGAGTACCTGTCCGCCTTCAGCGTTGGCGATCAGCTGCTGTGGGGGGCGGCCGAACCGCTCAAGCGCATGCTCAAGATTCTGCGCGAGCAGTGA
- a CDS encoding tRNA pseudouridine(38-40) synthase TruA — MPLFQRLDEKTRLTGRLAAAVEYDGSAYCGWQRLKHAPSVQYEVEQALARVAGHPVTVHCSGRTDSGVHATRQVIHFDPPVPRSQKAWVFGANANLPRDIAIRWLVPVADDFHARFLALARRYRYVILNQPSRPVLERANATWCRDPLDADAMHRAAQVLVGERDFSSFRAAGCQSKTAWRHLHFIEVHRHGPLVVVDVQANAFVHHMIRNIVGALVDVGRGEQDETYIAHLLSVRDRTQASATAPGCGLHFVDSVYDEAWALPREPLGPNLLAFLGEWTGERELPDSPLVRYRRGRPVAEATLDEGSVQP; from the coding sequence ATGCCCCTGTTCCAACGCCTGGATGAAAAGACCCGCCTGACCGGCCGCCTGGCCGCCGCCGTCGAGTATGACGGCAGTGCCTACTGCGGCTGGCAGCGCCTCAAGCACGCGCCCTCGGTGCAGTACGAAGTCGAACAGGCCCTGGCGCGGGTGGCGGGGCATCCGGTCACCGTGCACTGCAGCGGTCGCACCGACAGCGGCGTGCACGCCACCCGCCAGGTAATCCATTTCGACCCGCCCGTACCACGCTCTCAGAAGGCCTGGGTGTTCGGCGCCAATGCCAACCTGCCGCGGGATATCGCCATTCGCTGGCTGGTACCGGTAGCCGATGACTTCCATGCCCGCTTCCTGGCCCTGGCACGGCGCTACCGCTACGTGATCCTCAACCAGCCCAGCCGGCCGGTGCTGGAGCGCGCCAACGCCACCTGGTGCCGCGATCCGCTGGACGCCGACGCCATGCATCGCGCCGCCCAGGTGCTGGTCGGCGAGCGCGACTTTTCCAGCTTCCGCGCCGCCGGCTGCCAGTCGAAGACCGCCTGGCGCCACCTGCACTTCATCGAGGTGCACCGCCATGGCCCGCTGGTAGTGGTCGACGTTCAGGCCAACGCCTTCGTCCATCACATGATCCGCAATATCGTTGGCGCCCTGGTCGACGTCGGCCGCGGCGAACAAGACGAGACCTACATCGCCCATCTGCTCTCGGTGCGCGACCGTACCCAGGCCAGCGCGACGGCGCCGGGCTGCGGGCTGCACTTCGTTGATTCCGTCTATGACGAGGCCTGGGCGTTGCCCCGGGAACCGCTGGGGCCCAACCTCCTGGCCTTCCTCGGCGAGTGGACCGGCGAGCGTGAGCTGCCCGACTCGCCGCTGGTGCGCTACCGCCGCGGCCGCCCGGTGGCCGAGGCGACCCTTGACGAGGGGAGCGTCCAGCCGTAG
- a CDS encoding N-(5'-phosphoribosyl)anthranilate isomerase gives MTLPDPSLNADTPTRTRIKFCGLTRDADIDAAVAAGADALGFVLWPGSGRAVDEARLAELAARVPAFVTRVGLFVDQSSALVERCARHLDLLQFHGDESPAFCEAFGRAWIKALRMRDDLDLYAAAEAYCGAQALLLDAYRPGVPGGTGETFDWSRIPPSLAKPVILAGGLTPANVAQAIASVRPFAVDVSGGVEAARGHKDHAKLLAFAAAVQGADGERRGLMS, from the coding sequence ATGACCCTGCCTGACCCTAGCCTGAACGCCGACACGCCAACGCGCACCCGTATCAAATTCTGCGGCCTGACACGCGACGCGGATATCGACGCCGCCGTGGCGGCTGGCGCCGACGCCCTGGGCTTCGTGCTCTGGCCCGGCAGCGGGCGCGCCGTGGACGAGGCGCGCCTGGCCGAGCTGGCTGCCCGGGTGCCGGCCTTCGTCACCCGCGTCGGTCTCTTCGTCGACCAGTCCTCCGCGCTGGTCGAGCGCTGTGCCCGGCACCTGGACCTGCTGCAGTTTCACGGCGACGAATCGCCGGCCTTCTGCGAGGCCTTCGGCCGAGCGTGGATCAAGGCCCTGCGCATGCGCGACGACCTCGACCTGTACGCCGCGGCAGAGGCCTATTGCGGGGCCCAGGCGCTGTTGCTGGATGCCTACCGACCCGGGGTGCCGGGAGGCACCGGCGAGACTTTCGACTGGTCGCGAATTCCCCCGAGCCTGGCCAAGCCGGTGATTCTCGCGGGTGGGCTGACGCCGGCCAACGTCGCCCAGGCGATTGCCAGCGTGCGGCCCTTTGCGGTGGATGTCTCCGGCGGCGTGGAGGCGGCTCGCGGCCATAAGGATCACGCAAAGCTGCTGGCCTTTGCCGCGGCGGTGCAGGGCGCCGACGGCGAGCGCCGGGGTCTAATGAGCTGA
- a CDS encoding tryptophan synthase subunit beta, producing the protein MRARQANPLKRPCEVSFVTKFSDLTRLPDARGHFGPYGGRFVSETLSFALDELEKNYAAMRDDPDFQAEFDYDLAHFVGRPSPLYHAKRWSDSLGGAQIWLKREDLNHTGAHKVNNTVGQALLAKKSGKPRVIAETGAGQHGVATATVAARLGLKCEVYMGAEDVQRQKLNVYRMHLLGAKVIPVESGTRTLKDAMNEALRDWVTNVDDTFYIIGTVAGPHPYPLLVRDFNAVAGREARRQSLEQIGRLPDALIACVGGGSNAMGLFYPFVEDDEVAMYGVEAGGDGVETGRHAAPLASNAPRGVLHGNRTYLMSDAAGQVSDTHSISAGLDYPGVGPEHALWKDVGRVNYVAANDQQVLEAFRELTHMEGIMPALETAHALAHAKVLAPTMRPDQHIVINLSGRGDKDIMTVARLDGIEF; encoded by the coding sequence ATGCGCGCCAGGCAAGCCAATCCGCTCAAGCGACCCTGTGAGGTGTCTTTCGTGACCAAGTTCAGCGACCTGACCCGACTGCCCGATGCGCGCGGCCATTTCGGCCCCTACGGCGGCCGGTTCGTTTCGGAAACGTTGAGCTTCGCCCTGGATGAACTCGAGAAGAACTACGCCGCCATGCGCGACGATCCCGATTTCCAGGCGGAATTCGACTATGATCTGGCCCATTTCGTGGGGCGGCCCTCGCCGCTGTATCATGCCAAACGCTGGTCGGATTCACTGGGCGGTGCGCAGATCTGGCTCAAGCGCGAGGACTTGAATCACACCGGCGCGCACAAGGTCAACAACACCGTGGGCCAGGCGCTGCTGGCCAAGAAGAGCGGCAAGCCGCGGGTGATCGCCGAAACCGGCGCCGGCCAGCACGGCGTGGCCACCGCCACCGTGGCGGCGCGCCTGGGCCTCAAGTGCGAGGTCTACATGGGCGCCGAAGACGTCCAGCGCCAGAAGCTCAACGTCTACCGCATGCACCTGCTGGGCGCCAAGGTGATCCCGGTGGAGTCCGGCACCCGCACCCTCAAGGACGCCATGAACGAAGCGCTGCGCGACTGGGTGACCAACGTCGACGACACCTTCTATATCATCGGTACCGTGGCCGGCCCGCACCCCTATCCGCTGCTGGTGCGTGACTTCAACGCCGTGGCCGGCCGCGAGGCGCGTCGCCAGTCGCTGGAGCAGATCGGCCGCCTGCCGGACGCGCTGATCGCCTGCGTCGGCGGCGGCTCCAACGCCATGGGCCTGTTCTATCCGTTCGTCGAGGACGACGAGGTAGCCATGTACGGCGTCGAGGCCGGCGGTGACGGCGTCGAGACCGGCCGCCACGCGGCGCCGCTGGCCTCCAACGCGCCGCGCGGCGTACTCCACGGCAACCGCACCTACCTGATGTCAGACGCCGCCGGCCAGGTCTCCGACACCCACTCGATCTCTGCCGGGCTCGACTATCCCGGTGTCGGTCCCGAGCACGCGCTGTGGAAGGACGTCGGACGCGTCAACTACGTGGCCGCCAACGACCAGCAGGTGCTCGAGGCGTTCCGCGAGCTGACCCACATGGAAGGCATCATGCCGGCGCTGGAGACCGCCCACGCCCTGGCCCACGCCAAGGTGCTGGCACCCACCATGCGTCCCGATCAGCACATCGTGATCAACCTCTCGGGTCGCGGTGACAAGGACATCATGACGGTGGCCCGACTCGACGGCATTGAATTCTAA
- a CDS encoding tryptophan synthase subunit alpha gives MNRIDQRFAELKAQGRKALIPYITAGDPGPEHTVGFMHALVEAGADIVELGVPFSDPMADGPVIQKACERALAKGTRLVDLFDMVREFRRTDTTTPVVLMGYLNPVERIGYDTFADAAAEAGVDGVLTVDMPPEEAEEFGPVLKARGLASIFLVAPTTSNARAATICAHGEGYLYYVSLKGVTGSASLNAEDVASHLAPLREITELPLCVGFGIRDGASAAAVAQVADGVIVGSALVNRIADNADDPAAIAPQLKAVLGEMRQAMDA, from the coding sequence ATGAATCGTATCGATCAACGCTTCGCCGAGCTCAAGGCGCAGGGCCGCAAGGCCCTGATTCCCTATATCACCGCCGGTGACCCGGGCCCCGAGCACACTGTGGGCTTCATGCACGCCCTGGTCGAGGCCGGTGCCGACATCGTCGAACTCGGCGTGCCGTTCTCCGATCCCATGGCCGACGGCCCGGTGATCCAGAAGGCCTGCGAGCGGGCGCTCGCCAAGGGTACCCGGCTGGTCGACCTGTTCGACATGGTGCGCGAGTTTCGCCGCACCGACACCACCACCCCGGTGGTGCTGATGGGCTACCTCAATCCGGTCGAGCGGATCGGCTACGACACCTTCGCCGATGCCGCCGCCGAGGCGGGCGTCGATGGCGTGCTGACCGTCGACATGCCGCCGGAAGAGGCCGAGGAGTTCGGCCCGGTGCTCAAGGCCCGCGGCCTGGCATCGATCTTCTTGGTTGCCCCTACCACCTCCAACGCCCGGGCCGCTACAATATGCGCCCATGGCGAAGGCTATCTGTATTATGTGTCGCTCAAGGGCGTGACCGGCTCCGCCAGCCTCAACGCCGAGGACGTCGCCAGCCACCTGGCGCCGCTGCGCGAGATCACCGAGCTGCCGCTGTGCGTCGGCTTCGGCATCCGCGACGGCGCCTCGGCGGCGGCGGTGGCCCAGGTCGCCGACGGCGTGATCGTCGGCTCGGCGCTGGTCAACCGCATCGCCGACAACGCCGATGACCCGGCCGCCATCGCCCCGCAGCTAAAGGCGGTGCTGGGCGAGATGCGACAGGCCATGGACGCTTGA